One Nitrosopumilus piranensis genomic region harbors:
- the thpR gene encoding RNA 2',3'-cyclic phosphodiesterase, translating to MRTFVAVEISNSDVINSVKKFQNNLKINAKPIVPEQLHFTLQFLGDISEDVKEKVSEAIQAIKFSEFSINLRGIGAFPRPNFPRVIWIGTDEQGGKNLVELAKKVENALKPLGLISDKPFKPHITIFRIKKKIGDITKELNEQKNMDFGIQKISSIKLKKSELTTSGPIYSDIMEVIAEK from the coding sequence ATGCGAACTTTTGTAGCAGTTGAGATTTCAAATAGTGATGTAATAAATTCTGTAAAAAAATTTCAAAACAATCTAAAAATTAATGCAAAACCAATTGTCCCAGAACAATTACATTTTACATTACAATTTTTAGGCGATATATCTGAAGATGTAAAAGAAAAGGTTAGTGAAGCTATTCAAGCAATAAAATTTTCTGAATTTAGTATAAACTTGAGGGGTATAGGGGCATTTCCCAGGCCTAATTTTCCACGAGTGATTTGGATTGGAACTGATGAACAAGGTGGGAAAAATCTAGTAGAATTAGCAAAAAAGGTGGAAAATGCATTAAAACCACTAGGACTGATTTCTGACAAGCCATTCAAACCACATATTACAATATTTAGGATTAAAAAGAAGATTGGAGACATAACAAAAGAATTGAATGAACAAAAAAATATGGATTTTGGAATACAGAAAATTTCCAGCATTAAATTGAAAAAAAGTGAACTTACAACTAGTGGGCCAATTTATTCTGATATTATGGAGGTAATTGCTGAAAAATGA
- a CDS encoding NAD(P)/FAD-dependent oxidoreductase, whose product MTDIPHIVILGGGFGGLSTANELRNSLPSSQMKITIIDKKDWFMVGFAKLWIINGTRTFENSIGNLHELEKKEINFIQDEILSIDLQNKNVKTKQKDVSYDFLVISLGAVLAPQKIPGLVENGFNLYDHNQLSDIHNKLENIESGKIAISIMGMPYKCPPAPFEASLLIDSMLRKRGVRDSIQIDFYSPAPITLPAAGPEVSKEILELVNSEKIVFHNSSKIKSVEPNKLIFENAEADFDLLLAIPPHIAPKIIYDSGLAKEPGFIPIDRDCKTPFENVFAIGDVTSLVVTENKAVPKAGIFAEGEGIVVAKNILSKLQSKEECELFDGKGGCFIESGRDTASIIEVDMFSHPEPSTSISEQTSENLSNKHEFEKERLSKWF is encoded by the coding sequence TTGACAGACATTCCGCACATTGTCATTTTAGGTGGAGGCTTTGGTGGACTTTCAACTGCCAATGAACTAAGAAATTCCTTACCCTCCTCCCAGATGAAAATCACCATTATTGACAAAAAAGATTGGTTTATGGTAGGATTTGCAAAATTGTGGATAATTAATGGCACAAGAACATTTGAAAACTCTATTGGCAATTTACATGAATTAGAAAAAAAGGAAATCAATTTCATACAAGATGAAATCTTGTCAATTGATCTTCAAAACAAAAATGTTAAAACCAAACAAAAAGATGTCTCATATGATTTTCTTGTAATTTCATTAGGTGCAGTTTTAGCTCCACAAAAAATTCCTGGATTAGTTGAAAATGGATTTAATTTGTATGATCACAACCAGCTTTCAGATATTCATAACAAACTTGAAAATATTGAATCTGGAAAAATTGCGATCTCTATAATGGGAATGCCATACAAATGCCCTCCAGCACCATTTGAGGCTAGTTTGTTGATAGATTCTATGCTTAGAAAACGTGGTGTGCGTGATTCCATTCAAATTGACTTTTACAGTCCTGCCCCAATTACTTTACCTGCAGCTGGTCCAGAAGTTAGTAAAGAAATTCTCGAATTAGTAAACTCTGAAAAAATTGTTTTTCATAATTCATCTAAAATAAAATCTGTTGAGCCAAACAAATTAATTTTTGAAAATGCTGAAGCTGATTTTGATTTACTTTTAGCTATTCCACCACACATTGCTCCAAAAATAATTTATGATTCGGGACTAGCTAAAGAACCCGGATTTATTCCGATAGATAGAGACTGCAAAACTCCTTTTGAAAATGTGTTTGCAATTGGTGATGTTACCAGTTTAGTAGTTACAGAAAATAAGGCAGTACCAAAAGCAGGCATTTTTGCTGAAGGCGAAGGTATTGTTGTTGCAAAAAACATTTTGTCAAAACTTCAATCAAAAGAAGAATGTGAATTATTTGATGGAAAAGGAGGCTGTTTTATTGAATCAGGTCGAGATACAGCTTCAATCATTGAAGTTGACATGTTTTCACATCCAGAACCCTCTACTAGTATTTCTGAACAAACTTCTGAAAATCTTTCAAACAAACATGAATTTGAAAAAGAAAGATTATCAAAGTGGTTTTAA
- a CDS encoding AAA family ATPase encodes MTKLIVCLTGMPGAGKSTIAEGLKPRGYDIINMGNAVREEAKKRNLEPSRSNLGKLMLELRDKNGPGAVAELVKPQIESSTSNVILIDGVRSNDEIEVLKKFGNVKLLAIHASTDTRFDFLQKRGRSDDPQTKKHFEERDNRELGVGISNSIALSDYAISNIGLTKDELIESAYQIIQSWTE; translated from the coding sequence ATGACAAAATTAATTGTATGCTTGACTGGCATGCCTGGTGCTGGCAAATCCACAATTGCTGAGGGACTCAAACCAAGAGGATATGATATTATCAATATGGGAAATGCTGTACGTGAGGAGGCCAAGAAAAGAAATTTGGAACCTTCAAGATCCAATCTTGGAAAGTTAATGCTTGAGCTTAGAGATAAAAATGGACCTGGTGCAGTAGCTGAACTAGTAAAACCCCAAATTGAATCATCAACTTCTAACGTAATTCTAATTGATGGTGTTCGTTCAAATGATGAAATTGAAGTTCTTAAAAAATTTGGGAATGTAAAATTATTAGCTATTCATGCATCAACTGATACTAGATTTGACTTTTTACAAAAAAGAGGAAGATCAGATGATCCTCAAACCAAGAAACATTTTGAAGAAAGGGATAACCGTGAATTAGGTGTTGGAATTAGTAATTCAATTGCATTATCTGATTATGCAATATCAAACATTGGTTTAACAAAAGATGAATTAATAGAGTCAGCATATCAAATTATCCAAAGTTGGACGGAATGA
- a CDS encoding RIO1 family regulatory kinase/ATPase, protein MAHSFISIKKFTDEPYSKILGYPKATRRQIKSRINELEKLRIKSISLTGPMTLGKLNILGKGYVGVVVLAKKGSKEVALKIRRTDSQRKEMRSEADLLKIVNSVKVGPKMLDVSKNFLIMEYIDGIKIIDWINSLKGIGSAKKLKTVIRKILEDCYNLDQIGFDHGELSNISKHIIVGKTKSTLIDFESSSVKRRPSNVTSITQAIFIGSGIAKKVQKIYKNPPKEKIIGALKQYKQQKSLENFENLSKILKL, encoded by the coding sequence ATGGCACACTCCTTCATTTCAATTAAGAAATTTACTGATGAGCCATACTCAAAAATTCTCGGATATCCCAAAGCAACACGACGCCAGATAAAATCTCGAATAAATGAATTAGAAAAATTAAGGATTAAATCAATTTCATTAACTGGTCCCATGACACTTGGAAAATTAAATATTCTTGGAAAAGGATATGTGGGCGTAGTTGTTCTTGCAAAAAAAGGTAGTAAAGAAGTTGCATTAAAAATTAGAAGAACCGATTCGCAAAGAAAAGAAATGAGAAGTGAAGCTGATTTGCTAAAGATAGTAAATTCAGTAAAAGTAGGTCCAAAGATGCTTGATGTGAGCAAAAATTTTTTGATAATGGAGTACATTGACGGGATAAAAATTATCGATTGGATAAATTCATTAAAAGGAATAGGCAGTGCAAAAAAATTAAAAACTGTAATAAGAAAAATTCTTGAAGATTGTTACAACTTGGATCAAATAGGTTTTGATCATGGTGAATTAAGTAATATCTCAAAACATATTATTGTTGGAAAAACTAAATCTACCCTAATAGATTTTGAAAGTTCTAGTGTTAAGAGAAGGCCATCAAACGTTACATCAATTACTCAGGCAATTTTTATTGGTTCAGGAATTGCAAAAAAAGTACAAAAAATTTACAAAAATCCACCTAAAGAAAAAATTATTGGGGCTCTAAAGCAATACAAGCAACAAAAATCTCTTGAAAATTTTGAAAATCTCTCGAAAATTTTGAAATTGTAA
- a CDS encoding SDR family oxidoreductase produces MIKDKVAIITGASSGIGFATALALSKAGAKVAIGARRVDKLEELAKTITENGGEVFYQKLDVTKKSECDNFAKAVLEKWNSIDILVNNAGLMPLSFFKNLKVDEWDQMVDVNIKGVLYSTAAVITHMKEKKSGHIVNLSSVAGRIVFPAGSVYCATKHAVAAFSEGLRQEFSVRSNIRVTSIEPGVVDTELNNTITDESLKGFVENTKKMEALQAVDIANAILFAVDSPSYVNVNEILIRPTTQER; encoded by the coding sequence TTGATTAAAGATAAGGTAGCAATAATTACTGGAGCTAGTAGTGGTATTGGATTTGCAACTGCTTTAGCATTATCAAAAGCAGGTGCTAAAGTGGCAATTGGTGCCAGAAGAGTAGACAAACTAGAAGAACTTGCAAAAACAATAACTGAAAATGGAGGAGAAGTATTTTACCAAAAATTAGATGTTACAAAAAAATCAGAATGTGATAATTTTGCAAAAGCAGTATTAGAGAAATGGAACTCTATTGATATTCTAGTAAATAACGCAGGACTAATGCCATTGAGTTTCTTCAAAAACCTAAAGGTAGACGAATGGGATCAAATGGTTGATGTGAATATTAAAGGTGTATTGTATTCTACTGCAGCTGTAATTACTCACATGAAAGAAAAAAAATCAGGCCATATTGTTAATCTCTCATCTGTAGCAGGAAGAATTGTATTTCCAGCTGGTAGTGTTTACTGTGCAACAAAACATGCAGTTGCTGCATTTAGCGAAGGATTAAGACAAGAATTCAGTGTTCGCTCAAACATTAGAGTAACAAGTATTGAACCAGGAGTTGTAGATACAGAACTTAACAACACAATTACTGATGAATCATTGAAGGGATTTGTTGAAAATACAAAAAAGATGGAAGCATTACAAGCTGTAGATATAGCAAATGCAATTTTGTTTGCAGTAGATTCTCCATCTTACGTTAATGTTAATGAAATTTTGATAAGGCCTACAACTCAAGAACGTTGA
- a CDS encoding RNA-binding domain-containing protein, translated as MKIPKINCKIEMFCSINPSEDPEKTKKSISNIFPYSTIKIENFSISAESKDLNSLEKIHEAVHSKQSQKTYRRNLQKNLYNDSTWFYLNKQAAFVEKIVICDEAEESPLGPIKVILSSPKIDEIIDWFVYGE; from the coding sequence ATGAAAATTCCAAAAATCAATTGTAAAATTGAGATGTTTTGTTCAATAAATCCTTCAGAAGATCCAGAAAAAACAAAAAAATCAATATCAAACATATTTCCATATTCTACAATTAAAATTGAAAATTTTTCAATTTCAGCAGAATCCAAAGATCTCAATTCTTTAGAAAAAATCCACGAAGCAGTTCATTCAAAGCAATCTCAAAAAACCTATCGAAGAAATCTTCAAAAAAATCTATACAATGATTCAACTTGGTTTTATCTAAACAAGCAAGCCGCTTTTGTTGAAAAAATTGTTATTTGTGATGAAGCCGAAGAATCTCCATTAGGGCCAATTAAAGTAATTCTTTCTTCTCCAAAAATTGATGAAATTATTGATTGGTTTGTGTATGGAGAATAA
- a CDS encoding SIR2 family NAD-dependent protein deacylase, with translation MFDSIKDQIRDVKKIVFVTGAGISQESGIPTFRGKDGLWRNYDAMKLATINAFYDNPKLVWEWYNERRKNIFSAHPNEGHKAIADLEKYVDVVILTQNIDGLHQKAGSTQVLELHGSIVKIKCTVCDFKDEIMTDFSDSPPLCKCGNILRPDVVWFGESLPQDVWQEAIIHANQCDLMVIAGTSLVVSPANTLPIYAKQNNALLIEVNPEDTEMSLEMDLAIRNTSANTLPKLISLFREN, from the coding sequence ATGTTTGATTCAATAAAAGACCAAATTAGAGATGTAAAGAAAATTGTTTTTGTTACCGGTGCAGGAATTTCACAAGAAAGTGGAATTCCAACATTTAGGGGTAAGGATGGGTTATGGAGAAATTATGATGCTATGAAATTAGCCACGATTAATGCATTTTATGATAATCCAAAACTAGTTTGGGAGTGGTATAATGAAAGAAGAAAGAATATTTTTTCAGCACATCCAAATGAAGGTCATAAAGCAATAGCAGACCTAGAAAAATATGTTGATGTTGTAATTTTAACACAAAATATTGATGGACTGCATCAAAAGGCTGGAAGTACTCAAGTACTAGAGTTACATGGCAGTATTGTAAAAATAAAGTGTACTGTTTGTGATTTCAAGGATGAGATAATGACTGATTTTTCTGATAGTCCTCCATTATGCAAGTGTGGAAATATTCTCAGGCCAGATGTTGTTTGGTTTGGAGAATCCCTGCCACAAGATGTTTGGCAAGAAGCAATAATTCATGCAAATCAATGTGACTTGATGGTAATTGCCGGCACATCACTTGTAGTGTCTCCTGCAAATACACTGCCAATATATGCAAAACAAAATAATGCATTGTTAATAGAAGTTAATCCAGAAGATACTGAAATGTCATTGGAGATGGATCTTGCTATAAGAAATACTAGTGCAAATACATTACCAAAACTAATCTCATTGTTTAGAGAAAATTAG
- the rnz gene encoding ribonuclease Z yields MKLVFLGTSAAQPTENRGLSCICLEREGEILMFDAGEAAQISYMKSGLGWNKKMKIFVTHLHGDHCVGILGLLQTMSMQNRTETLEIFGPSGIEEFIAANIKVLNFGLSFPVLINTIKDEKIFENEKFSIRACKANHSIVAYSYLFEEKDKPGRFNVKKAKELGIPEGDLWNKLQNGKEIIINEKTIKPEQVLGEKRRGKKIGISGDTMPTQELEKFFEECDYLVFDSTFLDTEKQKAQDTCHSTAKQAATLGKNANVRNLILTHFSARYKDEVEHLNEAKEIHNSVITARDLLEIEIK; encoded by the coding sequence ATGAAACTTGTATTTCTGGGAACATCAGCTGCTCAACCCACGGAAAATAGAGGTTTGTCATGTATTTGTCTTGAAAGAGAAGGAGAGATTCTTATGTTTGATGCCGGTGAAGCTGCACAAATTTCCTATATGAAATCAGGATTAGGATGGAATAAAAAAATGAAAATTTTTGTAACACATCTTCATGGAGATCATTGTGTAGGAATTCTAGGGTTATTACAAACAATGTCTATGCAAAATAGAACTGAAACATTAGAAATTTTTGGACCAAGTGGAATCGAAGAATTCATTGCTGCAAATATCAAAGTATTAAATTTTGGATTATCATTTCCAGTTTTAATAAATACAATAAAAGATGAAAAAATTTTTGAAAATGAGAAATTTTCAATACGAGCATGTAAAGCAAATCATTCAATTGTTGCATACTCATATTTATTTGAAGAAAAAGACAAACCAGGAAGGTTTAATGTTAAAAAAGCTAAGGAATTAGGCATACCTGAAGGAGATTTATGGAATAAATTACAAAATGGAAAGGAGATCATAATTAATGAAAAGACAATAAAGCCAGAACAAGTTTTAGGTGAAAAACGTCGTGGTAAAAAAATAGGCATTTCAGGAGATACAATGCCTACACAAGAATTAGAAAAATTTTTTGAAGAGTGTGATTATCTTGTTTTTGATTCTACATTTCTTGATACAGAAAAACAGAAAGCTCAGGACACATGTCATTCAACTGCAAAACAGGCAGCAACATTAGGAAAGAATGCAAACGTGAGGAATCTTATTCTCACACATTTTTCTGCCAGATACAAAGATGAGGTTGAACATTTGAATGAAGCAAAAGAAATTCATAATTCTGTTATAACTGCTAGAGATCTTCTAGAAATTGAAATTAAATGA
- a CDS encoding DNA replication complex GINS family protein, producing MSETNQIDINSLHHTVLRETEDDSLQEIDPNFYRNLSDFIGNLKKQEFDGVENEIKDTMVEMATELASLLINIRLEKISKLKDLEIGFLLDEEKFILDSQEEENDRKEMILSATINGKSKFLESLSQNHKTKRIAVRFLQEVDEIVGADLEKYGPFKTEDIATIPYENAQALIAKNAATKVRLED from the coding sequence ATGTCCGAAACAAATCAAATTGATATCAACTCCCTTCATCATACAGTATTACGAGAAACTGAAGATGATTCTTTACAAGAAATTGATCCAAATTTTTACAGAAATCTATCTGACTTTATAGGAAATTTAAAAAAACAAGAATTTGATGGTGTTGAAAATGAAATAAAAGATACCATGGTAGAAATGGCCACCGAGCTAGCATCTTTGCTGATAAATATTAGATTAGAAAAAATTTCAAAATTGAAAGACTTGGAAATTGGTTTTCTTCTTGATGAAGAAAAATTCATTCTTGATTCACAAGAAGAAGAAAATGATAGAAAAGAAATGATTCTATCAGCAACAATTAATGGAAAATCCAAATTTTTAGAGTCTTTATCACAAAACCATAAAACAAAGAGAATTGCTGTAAGATTTTTGCAAGAAGTTGATGAAATTGTAGGGGCTGACCTTGAAAAGTATGGTCCATTCAAGACTGAGGATATTGCCACTATTCCATACGAGAATGCACAGGCACTAATTGCTAAAAATGCTGCAACAAAAGTTAGGTTAGAAGATTAG
- a CDS encoding AN1-type zinc finger domain-containing protein, producing the protein MKSEKCAYCGDLTDLPFQCNYCKDPFCSEHRLPEEHRCVKLSQIRAKRFGEKKVIRDGGRNKPNIFRRIFGRF; encoded by the coding sequence ATGAAGTCAGAAAAATGTGCATATTGTGGAGATTTAACAGATTTGCCATTTCAATGCAATTATTGTAAGGATCCGTTTTGTTCTGAACACAGACTTCCTGAAGAACACAGATGTGTTAAACTAAGTCAAATTAGAGCAAAACGATTTGGTGAAAAAAAAGTTATCAGAGATGGTGGAAGAAATAAGCCAAATATTTTTAGAAGAATTTTTGGTCGTTTTTAA
- the cca gene encoding CCA tRNA nucleotidyltransferase, whose translation MKKVISSVMKSVIPTKATEKSKKQIAELALQLVKKETEKFSEIIDLEFGGSFAKGTWLSKDADVDIFVRFKKSTSEEKFEKISKKIGFDSLKKYSPYVRYSEHPYVEAKIKDTKINVVPFYDVKIGEWKSAADRSTFHTKFMSKSLTPKMQNEVRILKAFLKSNGIYGAEIAKQGFSGYVSEVLVLHFGSFENIIKSISKIEENQVIGKTTKKFDTSLTIIDPVDSNRNLAAAISNENIGKFILVCRAFKENPNLRFFKEESPKISKKYWENLLSIKFSFKVRSPDIIWGQIKRATSSLSTQLEIAGFTVLRSRAYTDQQKDAYLFFFLGTTKIPDVYAKTGPEVFREGSSKSFISKNLSTAELIWVGNNKKIISLEKRKHVDAVKFMTEFLRNNLQTGIPKGLQTDFKRGFKISVGEKGLSKSIKEVASELISTDGTLLHFN comes from the coding sequence ATGAAGAAAGTTATTTCCAGTGTGATGAAAAGTGTTATTCCAACAAAGGCAACAGAAAAATCAAAAAAACAAATTGCAGAATTAGCATTACAACTAGTCAAAAAAGAGACTGAAAAGTTTTCTGAAATTATTGATTTGGAGTTTGGAGGATCATTTGCAAAAGGTACATGGCTATCAAAAGATGCAGACGTAGATATTTTTGTGAGATTCAAAAAATCAACATCAGAAGAGAAATTTGAAAAAATTTCTAAAAAAATTGGTTTTGACTCATTAAAAAAATATTCTCCATATGTAAGGTACTCTGAACACCCATATGTTGAGGCTAAAATAAAAGATACCAAGATAAATGTAGTTCCATTTTATGATGTAAAAATTGGAGAATGGAAAAGTGCCGCAGACAGATCAACATTTCATACAAAATTCATGTCAAAATCATTAACACCAAAAATGCAAAATGAAGTTAGAATTTTGAAAGCATTTCTAAAATCAAATGGAATTTATGGTGCAGAAATTGCAAAACAAGGATTCAGTGGATATGTTTCAGAAGTTTTAGTTTTACACTTTGGAAGTTTTGAAAATATTATAAAATCAATTTCTAAAATTGAAGAAAATCAGGTTATTGGAAAAACTACAAAGAAATTTGATACATCTTTAACAATAATAGATCCAGTAGATAGTAATAGGAATTTAGCTGCAGCAATTTCTAATGAAAATATTGGAAAATTCATTCTTGTTTGCAGGGCCTTTAAAGAAAATCCAAATTTGAGATTTTTTAAGGAAGAAAGTCCAAAGATTTCAAAGAAGTATTGGGAAAATTTGTTATCAATAAAATTTAGTTTTAAAGTTAGGAGTCCAGATATAATTTGGGGACAGATCAAGAGAGCTACTTCATCATTGAGTACACAATTAGAAATAGCTGGTTTTACAGTATTAAGAAGTAGAGCCTATACAGATCAACAAAAAGATGCTTACCTCTTTTTCTTTTTAGGAACAACAAAGATTCCTGATGTTTATGCAAAAACTGGGCCGGAGGTTTTTAGAGAAGGTAGTTCCAAGAGTTTTATTTCTAAAAATCTCTCAACTGCGGAATTAATCTGGGTTGGAAATAATAAAAAAATTATTTCTTTAGAGAAGAGAAAACATGTTGATGCCGTTAAATTCATGACTGAATTCTTGAGAAATAACCTTCAAACAGGCATACCAAAAGGTCTGCAAACAGACTTTAAACGAGGTTTTAAAATTTCAGTTGGAGAAAAGGGATTAAGCAAATCAATTAAAGAGGTCGCAAGTGAGTTGATCTCAACAGATGGCACACTCCTTCATTTCAATTAA